Proteins from a single region of Patescibacteria group bacterium:
- a CDS encoding type II toxin-antitoxin system HicB family antitoxin produces MKRKAVRKIHRFVDQYPVVVYKDVIKGYWVSCPVFQGCYSQGETIDEALEGIREAIVLCKDDLSEKATHYSGKNISLHFVQA; encoded by the coding sequence ATGAAAAGAAAAGCAGTAAGAAAAATTCACAGGTTTGTTGATCAATATCCAGTTGTTGTTTATAAGGACGTCATAAAGGGATATTGGGTTTCCTGTCCTGTTTTTCAGGGTTGTTATAGCCAGGGCGAAACGATTGACGAAGCGTTAGAGGGTATTCGTGAAGCGATTGTGCTTTGTAAAGATGATTTATCAGAAAAAGCTACACATTATAGTGGAAAAAATATAAGCCTCCATTTTGTACAAGCGTAA
- a CDS encoding type II toxin-antitoxin system HicA family toxin produces MGILRGISGREAIKRFSKLGYVVVGQNGSHVRLRHSINSIQHRSLTIPMKKELKIGLLHQLIQDAGSNVKDFLEL; encoded by the coding sequence ATGGGGATTTTGCGCGGTATTTCCGGACGTGAAGCTATCAAAAGATTTTCTAAACTTGGTTATGTAGTAGTCGGTCAAAACGGTAGTCATGTACGACTTCGGCATAGCATTAATTCCATACAACATCGTTCACTTACTATTCCAATGAAGAAAGAGTTGAAAATCGGACTTCTTCATCAACTCATTCAAGATGCGGGCAGTAATGTTAAGGACTTTTTAGAACTCTAG